One genomic region from Microcystis panniformis FACHB-1757 encodes:
- a CDS encoding CopG family transcriptional regulator: MVSKIRKQIYIEAEQNNLLKEKARQTGLSEAEIIRQAIDQHIISVKSPTPNLSAWEREKAFIAGLENRPSQPGKRDWRREDLYER, encoded by the coding sequence ATGGTCAGCAAAATCCGCAAGCAAATTTATATCGAAGCCGAGCAGAATAATTTACTGAAAGAGAAGGCCCGACAGACGGGACTGAGCGAGGCCGAGATCATCCGACAGGCGATCGACCAACACATAATTTCCGTCAAATCTCCTACCCCGAACTTGAGCGCTTGGGAGCGAGAAAAGGCCTTTATCGCCGGTCTCGAAAACCGCCCATCACAACCGGGTAAAAGGGATTGGCGAAGGGAGGATCTCTATGAACGATAG
- a CDS encoding PIN domain-containing protein translates to MNDRVLLDTNILVYLYDIAEKSKRERALTVVDDLIRTTRAVISPQVMGEFFQSVTRSRRPLLTQEEALARIRQYLIACEVVPITELIVLEATRGVESYQFSYWDAQIWATARLNQITTVYSEDFNSGATIEGIHFVNPLNDGGRLSFG, encoded by the coding sequence ATGAACGATAGAGTCCTGCTCGATACCAATATTCTGGTCTATCTCTACGATATCGCCGAGAAAAGCAAACGGGAACGGGCATTAACCGTTGTCGATGACCTGATCCGCACCACCCGCGCTGTCATCAGTCCGCAGGTGATGGGAGAATTCTTTCAGTCCGTCACCCGCAGCCGTCGCCCCCTGCTAACCCAGGAAGAAGCTCTGGCCCGCATCCGTCAATATCTAATAGCCTGTGAGGTAGTTCCGATTACCGAGTTGATCGTTCTGGAAGCCACCCGTGGAGTAGAAAGTTACCAGTTTTCCTACTGGGATGCCCAGATCTGGGCGACCGCTCGCTTAAATCAAATCACCACGGTCTATAGCGAGGATTTTAATTCCGGGGCTACCATTGAGGGAATTCATTTCGTCAACCCCCTGAACGATGGCGGCAGACTTTCTTTTGGGTAA
- a CDS encoding transglutaminase family protein: MRYHIRHQTNYFYNQPVILSPHLLRLRPKSDGGQTLREFTLKINPEPLTITNIIDLDGNSCLQIWFNQPTEELLIDVVSEVETHGVNPFQYLLEPWATCLPFDYPISLHSQLQPYRQFYGLNNDPDVAALAQEVMQETEGQVLSFLFNLNDKIYRNCQQIIRITGEPYLPGNTWKNKQGSCRDFVVLFMDVCRCVGLASRFVSGYQEGDLDQEERHLHAWVEVYLPGGGWKGYDPSHGLAVSDRHISLVSSPIPRYCAPVEGNARPVNLGHQVIESQLSSTIAIDLLS; this comes from the coding sequence ATGCGTTATCACATTCGGCATCAAACCAACTATTTCTATAATCAACCCGTGATTTTATCCCCCCATCTGCTGCGCTTGCGACCAAAATCCGATGGTGGGCAAACTTTGCGAGAGTTTACCCTCAAAATTAACCCAGAACCTTTAACAATAACTAATATTATCGACCTCGATGGTAATTCTTGTTTACAAATTTGGTTTAATCAACCGACGGAAGAATTATTGATTGATGTGGTGAGTGAAGTGGAAACCCATGGGGTTAATCCTTTTCAGTATTTGTTGGAACCTTGGGCGACCTGTTTACCCTTTGATTATCCCATTTCTCTCCACAGTCAATTACAACCCTACAGACAATTTTATGGGTTAAATAATGATCCTGATGTGGCAGCATTAGCCCAAGAAGTTATGCAGGAAACCGAGGGACAGGTGCTATCTTTCCTGTTTAATCTTAATGACAAAATTTACCGAAATTGTCAGCAAATTATTCGTATTACCGGGGAACCCTATCTACCCGGAAACACTTGGAAAAATAAGCAGGGTTCCTGTCGCGATTTTGTGGTTTTATTTATGGATGTGTGTCGCTGTGTGGGATTGGCTTCCCGTTTTGTCAGTGGCTATCAAGAAGGAGATTTAGACCAAGAAGAAAGACATTTACACGCTTGGGTGGAGGTGTATTTGCCGGGGGGCGGCTGGAAAGGCTATGATCCTAGCCATGGATTAGCGGTGAGTGACCGTCATATAAGCCTCGTTTCTAGTCCAATTCCCCGTTATTGCGCGCCGGTAGAGGGAAATGCTCGACCGGTTAATCTCGGTCATCAAGTGATAGAATCTCAGCTATCATCGACAATTGCAATCGATTTGTTATCTTGA
- a CDS encoding alpha-E domain-containing protein — translation MLSRVADSIYWLNRYIERAENVARFMDVNLNLMLDVPTSVLQQWEPLVLTTGDLEQFKKRYGTATAENVINFLTFDTEYSNSIISCLRWARENARSVREIISSEMWEQVNGFFLMVKDASSYHPQTTLPNFFTQVKLASHRFAGVMDATMTHNEGWHFGVMGRLQERADKTARILDVKYYYLLPSAQWVGTSLDQIQWIALLRSVSAYEMYRKCQRRITPSDVAEFLILNREFPRSIHFCLRELDHCLHQVTGTPIGTWGNSVERSLGRLCAEMSYLTIEDIIEMGLHEFLDHIQKRVNDVGIKMTETFFVFNPELAPPLPVNNFQYQSQLTT, via the coding sequence ATGCTTAGTAGAGTTGCTGATTCAATTTATTGGTTAAATCGCTATATTGAACGGGCAGAAAATGTCGCCCGGTTTATGGATGTTAACCTTAATTTAATGTTAGATGTACCTACCAGTGTTTTGCAACAGTGGGAACCTTTGGTTTTAACCACGGGAGATTTAGAACAATTCAAGAAACGTTACGGCACAGCCACCGCAGAAAATGTGATCAATTTCTTGACATTTGACACGGAATATAGTAATTCAATTATCTCTTGTTTGCGCTGGGCCAGAGAAAATGCTCGGTCAGTTCGTGAGATTATTTCTTCGGAAATGTGGGAACAGGTTAATGGTTTTTTCTTGATGGTAAAAGATGCTTCCTCTTACCATCCTCAAACTACTTTACCTAACTTTTTTACCCAAGTTAAATTGGCTAGTCACCGTTTTGCGGGGGTGATGGATGCAACGATGACTCATAATGAAGGTTGGCATTTTGGCGTTATGGGAAGATTACAGGAACGCGCCGATAAAACCGCCAGAATTCTTGATGTTAAATACTATTATCTCTTACCTTCCGCCCAATGGGTAGGAACTTCTCTAGACCAAATTCAATGGATTGCTTTACTGCGGTCCGTGAGTGCCTACGAAATGTATCGTAAATGTCAACGACGGATTACTCCTAGTGACGTGGCTGAATTTTTAATTCTTAACCGAGAATTTCCTCGTTCAATTCACTTTTGTCTGCGGGAATTAGACCACTGTTTGCATCAAGTTACAGGGACTCCTATAGGAACTTGGGGGAATTCGGTAGAAAGAAGTTTAGGGCGACTTTGTGCCGAAATGAGCTATCTAACTATCGAGGATATTATTGAAATGGGATTACATGAATTCCTCGACCATATTCAAAAAAGAGTTAATGATGTGGGAATAAAAATGACAGAAACTTTCTTCGTTTTTAATCCCGAACTTGCCCCACCTCTGCCAGTAAATAACTTTCAATATCAATCCCAATTAACAACTTAA
- a CDS encoding circularly permuted type 2 ATP-grasp protein: MLLNTYDPEGFYDELFLDDGQPRPHSSPLIKWLQNLPPRELQQHRETAQSALFELGVTFNVYSDNQGVEKIFPFDIIPRIVAAEDWDYLERGLKQRIKALNLFLSDIYNDQLIIKDGIIPPELIASATGFLKPCVGLKPAGGIWCHITGTDLVRDKDGQWYVLEDNLRVPSGISYVLENRRVMKSTFPDIFQTMNVKPVDDYPSHLLETLLNLAPPQLPNPTVVVLTPGTYNSAYFEHSFIAQQMGVELVEGRDLVVFDGYLQMKTTKGLRRVDVVYRRLDDDFLDPAVFRPDSMLGVPGLLKVFQEGRVALANAPGTGVADDKVIYAFVPDMIRYYLGEEALLNNVPTYLCWREKDLDYVLNNLDKLVVKAANESGGYGMLVGSQATSKEREEFAPRIAANPRNYIAQPVLSLSRVPTLIDTEVEGRHVDLRPYILHRGDEIYVHPGGLTRVALKKGSLVVNSSQGGGSKDTWVLTK; the protein is encoded by the coding sequence GTGCTATTAAATACCTACGATCCCGAAGGCTTCTACGACGAACTATTCTTAGATGATGGTCAACCTCGTCCCCACTCGTCCCCTTTAATCAAATGGTTGCAGAATCTGCCGCCCCGAGAACTTCAACAACACCGGGAAACCGCTCAGTCGGCCCTGTTTGAATTGGGGGTGACTTTCAATGTCTATAGCGACAATCAAGGGGTAGAAAAAATCTTTCCTTTTGATATTATTCCCCGAATTGTCGCAGCTGAGGACTGGGATTATTTAGAAAGAGGCCTGAAACAACGCATCAAAGCCCTCAATCTTTTTCTCTCCGATATCTACAATGACCAGTTAATCATTAAAGATGGCATTATTCCCCCCGAACTAATCGCCTCGGCGACGGGATTTCTGAAACCCTGTGTGGGACTGAAACCCGCCGGAGGTATCTGGTGTCACATCACGGGAACCGATTTAGTCCGCGATAAAGATGGTCAATGGTACGTTTTAGAGGATAATTTGCGGGTTCCTTCCGGTATTTCCTATGTCCTGGAAAATCGTCGGGTAATGAAAAGCACCTTCCCCGATATTTTCCAGACAATGAATGTTAAACCGGTGGATGATTATCCTTCCCATCTGTTGGAAACTCTCCTTAATTTAGCCCCACCCCAATTACCTAATCCCACCGTAGTAGTTTTAACCCCCGGAACCTATAATTCTGCCTACTTTGAACATTCTTTTATCGCCCAACAAATGGGGGTAGAATTAGTGGAAGGGCGTGATTTAGTCGTCTTTGATGGTTATCTACAAATGAAAACCACCAAGGGATTAAGAAGGGTAGATGTGGTATATCGTCGCCTCGATGATGACTTTTTAGATCCGGCGGTTTTTCGTCCCGATTCGATGTTAGGTGTACCCGGATTATTAAAAGTTTTTCAGGAAGGCCGCGTCGCTTTAGCTAATGCTCCTGGTACGGGAGTCGCTGATGATAAGGTTATTTATGCTTTTGTCCCCGATATGATTCGTTATTATCTGGGAGAAGAAGCGCTTTTAAATAACGTTCCTACCTATCTTTGTTGGCGAGAAAAGGACTTAGATTATGTCTTAAATAATCTCGATAAGTTAGTTGTGAAAGCCGCCAATGAATCGGGAGGTTATGGGATGTTAGTTGGTTCCCAAGCTACCTCGAAAGAACGAGAAGAATTTGCCCCACGCATTGCCGCTAACCCTCGCAATTATATCGCTCAACCGGTGTTAAGTCTTTCTAGGGTTCCCACTTTAATTGACACGGAAGTTGAAGGTCGTCATGTGGATTTACGTCCCTATATTCTCCATCGTGGCGATGAAATTTATGTGCATCCCGGGGGGTTAACTCGCGTGGCTTTGAAAAAGGGTTCTTTAGTGGTTAATTCTTCTCAAGGTGGTGGCAGTAAGGACACTTGGGTTTTAACCAAGTAA
- a CDS encoding RNA-guided endonuclease InsQ/TnpB family protein — MKHWWGVSRFVFNQTIKYLQEPDRKANWKAIKTGIINDLPEWAKEVPYQIKSIAVKDACEAVQNAQRKYQKTGEIQKVKFRSRKDKQQSCYIPKSAISEKGIYHTKLGQIRFTESLPDNFGDSRLVSRNGQYYLAIPHEVQRCESDNQGRIVALDPGVRDFLALFSPNSFGSIGSQDIGKIQRLCYHLDDLISRSTKVNAKTRNRYRKAANRLRNKIRNLVDELHHQVARFLVDNFDVILLPTFEVSEMVLKNSRKIRSKSVRQMLNWSHYRFKQFLKHKAFEMGKLVIDCCEAYTSKTVSWTGELIHNLGGKKVIKSKIDGKTMDRDINGARGIFLRALGDTPSLRDSLRVHC; from the coding sequence ATGAAACACTGGTGGGGAGTATCTCGGTTTGTCTTCAACCAAACCATTAAATATCTACAGGAACCAGATAGAAAAGCTAATTGGAAGGCTATCAAGACCGGAATCATTAATGATTTACCAGAATGGGCTAAAGAAGTCCCCTACCAGATTAAATCAATAGCAGTCAAAGACGCTTGTGAAGCCGTTCAAAATGCTCAAAGAAAATATCAAAAAACTGGGGAAATCCAGAAAGTAAAATTCCGTTCCCGTAAAGATAAACAGCAATCATGTTATATTCCTAAGTCAGCCATTTCAGAAAAAGGAATATATCACACAAAATTAGGGCAAATACGCTTCACCGAATCACTGCCCGACAATTTTGGGGATAGCCGATTAGTATCCAGAAATGGACAATACTATTTAGCTATTCCCCATGAGGTGCAACGATGCGAATCCGATAACCAAGGACGCATTGTCGCCCTAGACCCCGGTGTTAGAGATTTTCTGGCACTATTCTCGCCTAATAGTTTTGGCTCAATCGGGAGTCAGGATATAGGTAAAATCCAACGATTATGCTATCACCTTGATGATTTAATTTCTCGTTCTACCAAAGTTAATGCTAAAACCAGAAACCGTTATCGAAAAGCAGCTAATCGACTAAGAAATAAAATCAGGAATTTAGTAGATGAACTTCATCATCAAGTTGCTAGATTCCTAGTTGATAACTTTGATGTGATTCTTTTGCCTACTTTTGAAGTGTCAGAAATGGTTCTAAAAAATAGCAGGAAGATTCGCTCAAAATCTGTTAGACAGATGCTTAACTGGTCTCATTACCGATTTAAGCAATTTCTCAAGCATAAGGCTTTTGAGATGGGTAAATTAGTAATAGACTGCTGTGAAGCCTATACGTCGAAAACAGTTAGCTGGACTGGTGAATTAATACATAACTTAGGTGGAAAAAAAGTCATTAAATCCAAGATTGATGGCAAGACGATGGATAGAGATATTAATGGCGCACGAGGAATTTTTCTTCGTGCTTTGGGAGATACCCCCTCTTTAAGAGACTCTCTTAGAGTGCATTGTTAA
- a CDS encoding IS607 family transposase, with amino-acid sequence MTLRKAVELWGLHPNTLREYADEGKIKSIKNEAGQRLYDVQSYVNGAARASLVCYCRVSSIKQRDDLERQVSFMRGFYPEAEIIKDLDSGLNFQRKGLRAILDRLLWGNKLTIVMSTLDRLCRFRFELIQYMVEQNGGKILVLDQTVHSPESELTADLL; translated from the coding sequence GTGACCCTAAGAAAAGCCGTTGAGCTATGGGGATTACATCCCAATACATTAAGAGAATATGCCGATGAAGGGAAAATCAAAAGTATCAAAAACGAAGCAGGGCAACGATTGTACGATGTCCAGTCTTACGTCAATGGTGCAGCTAGAGCTTCCCTTGTTTGCTACTGCCGAGTCAGTTCAATCAAGCAACGAGATGACCTTGAGAGACAAGTCAGCTTTATGCGCGGATTCTATCCAGAGGCAGAAATCATCAAAGACCTCGATAGTGGGCTTAACTTCCAAAGAAAAGGACTTAGAGCCATACTGGACAGATTATTGTGGGGAAATAAACTCACAATTGTTATGTCCACACTGGACAGATTATGCCGATTTAGATTCGAGCTTATACAGTATATGGTCGAACAAAACGGTGGCAAAATCTTGGTTCTCGACCAAACTGTTCACAGTCCCGAATCAGAACTTACAGCAGACTTGTTATAA
- the petB gene encoding cytochrome b6: protein MFTKQVTDSKAYQWFEERLEIQGIADDISTKYVPPHVNIFYCLGGITLVCFVIQFATGFAMTFYYKPTVAEALSSVQYIMNEVNFGWLIRSIHRWSASMMVLMMILHVFRVYLTGGFKKPRELTWVTGVVLAVITVSFGVTGYSLPWDQVGYWAVKIVSGVPAAIPVVGDQLVTLMRGSESVGQATLTRFYSLHTFVLPWSIAVFMLLHFLMIRKQGISGPL from the coding sequence ATGTTTACCAAACAAGTAACGGATTCTAAAGCCTATCAATGGTTTGAGGAACGCTTAGAAATTCAAGGGATCGCTGATGATATCAGCACCAAATACGTTCCCCCCCACGTTAATATCTTCTACTGTCTGGGTGGTATCACCCTTGTGTGCTTCGTGATCCAGTTTGCCACTGGTTTTGCCATGACCTTCTACTACAAACCCACTGTAGCAGAGGCCCTCTCCTCCGTACAGTACATCATGAACGAAGTTAACTTTGGTTGGTTAATTCGTTCTATCCATCGCTGGTCCGCCAGTATGATGGTCTTAATGATGATCCTGCACGTTTTCCGCGTCTATCTGACCGGTGGCTTCAAAAAACCTCGCGAATTAACCTGGGTGACTGGGGTTGTCCTGGCCGTGATCACCGTTAGCTTCGGTGTCACCGGTTACTCCTTGCCCTGGGATCAGGTGGGTTACTGGGCGGTTAAAATTGTTTCCGGTGTACCTGCTGCTATTCCCGTCGTCGGTGATCAACTCGTCACCCTGATGCGCGGTAGCGAAAGCGTCGGTCAAGCAACTTTAACCCGTTTCTACAGCTTGCATACTTTTGTACTACCCTGGTCGATCGCGGTCTTCATGTTGCTACATTTCTTGATGATCCGTAAACAAGGCATTTCTGGGCCTCTATAA
- the petD gene encoding cytochrome b6-f complex subunit IV yields the protein MSTLKKPDLSDPALRAKLAKGMGHNYYGEPAWPNDLLYVFPVVIFGTIGLCTGLAIMDPTMIGEPADPFATPLEILPEWYLYPVFQILRILPNKLLGIACMAGVPLGLMLVPFIESVNKFQNPFRRPVATAIFLFGTVVTIWLGIGATFPIDTSLTLGLF from the coding sequence ATGTCCACATTAAAAAAGCCCGATCTCAGCGATCCCGCTCTCCGCGCTAAGTTGGCTAAAGGTATGGGTCACAACTACTACGGTGAACCCGCTTGGCCCAACGATCTGCTCTATGTCTTCCCGGTGGTTATCTTCGGTACGATCGGACTCTGCACCGGTTTAGCGATTATGGATCCCACCATGATTGGTGAACCTGCCGATCCTTTCGCTACTCCCTTAGAAATTCTGCCAGAGTGGTATCTTTATCCCGTTTTCCAAATTCTCCGCATTCTTCCTAACAAACTCCTAGGTATCGCTTGCATGGCTGGCGTTCCCCTAGGCTTGATGTTAGTTCCTTTTATTGAAAGCGTCAATAAATTCCAAAATCCCTTCCGTCGTCCCGTCGCTACCGCTATCTTCCTATTTGGTACTGTGGTCACGATTTGGTTAGGTATTGGTGCCACTTTCCCCATCGATACATCTTTAACTCTCGGTTTGTTCTAA
- a CDS encoding ISL3 family transposase, with protein sequence MILDKFLNLKGTCIQGYLHLENIGIVCRIESKNQKATCPRCGLESDKLHQNHRHLVKDLPISGQPVYLQVNRRQFKCDNCQKPFSEELDFVAKKRTYTKRLAENILEQLKEGDILNVSRRNDVTEEEIQRMIEDIAEEITETDLSKLKRLGIDEIALVKGQKNYCAVLVNLDTGKLIAILEKRTQEELRETLTGWGKEVLEQIEEVSIDLWLPYKNLVKELMPSAEVVADRFHVMKQINQELDEQRKAEKRAVEAQKNKKQKAEKEAKLEVLKRSKYSLLKNEKDLTETQKIKLEAIKENFPNLKKMHELKEEFRKIYETSENSTEGMLSISEWLAKSSSVFTKSCQTIRNWFGEIISYFERRTTNGVVEGINNKLKLIKRRGYGFRNFRNFWVRSMLSWHLVC encoded by the coding sequence ATGATACTTGACAAATTTTTGAACCTAAAAGGAACCTGTATTCAAGGCTATCTACACCTAGAAAATATCGGTATAGTTTGCCGAATCGAATCGAAAAATCAAAAAGCAACCTGTCCTCGTTGTGGGTTAGAGAGCGATAAACTCCACCAAAATCATCGACATTTAGTCAAAGATTTACCAATCTCAGGACAACCAGTGTACCTACAGGTTAATCGTCGTCAATTTAAGTGCGATAATTGTCAGAAACCCTTTAGCGAAGAGTTAGATTTTGTCGCCAAGAAACGAACCTATACGAAAAGACTAGCCGAGAATATACTCGAACAATTAAAAGAAGGAGATATTTTAAATGTTAGTCGAAGAAATGACGTAACGGAAGAAGAGATTCAAAGAATGATAGAGGACATAGCTGAAGAAATTACAGAGACAGACCTATCGAAATTAAAAAGACTAGGAATTGACGAAATCGCTCTAGTCAAAGGACAAAAAAATTACTGTGCGGTTTTAGTAAATTTAGATACGGGAAAACTAATAGCTATTCTAGAGAAGCGAACACAAGAAGAATTGAGGGAAACGCTTACAGGGTGGGGAAAAGAGGTGTTAGAGCAAATTGAAGAAGTCAGCATAGACCTTTGGTTGCCCTATAAAAATTTGGTGAAAGAATTGATGCCATCGGCCGAGGTAGTCGCCGATAGATTCCATGTAATGAAACAAATTAATCAAGAGTTAGACGAACAAAGAAAAGCAGAAAAAAGAGCCGTAGAAGCGCAGAAAAATAAAAAACAGAAAGCGGAAAAAGAAGCGAAGCTAGAAGTTTTAAAGCGAAGTAAATATAGCTTGTTAAAAAATGAAAAAGATTTAACGGAAACTCAAAAAATCAAACTAGAAGCTATCAAAGAAAATTTCCCAAATTTGAAAAAGATGCACGAGTTAAAGGAAGAATTTAGAAAGATTTATGAAACCTCAGAGAATTCGACAGAGGGAATGCTATCCATCTCGGAATGGTTGGCAAAATCCTCCAGTGTTTTTACCAAGAGTTGTCAAACAATCCGAAACTGGTTTGGAGAAATAATTAGTTATTTCGAGCGAAGGACAACGAATGGGGTGGTCGAGGGAATCAACAATAAACTTAAACTAATAAAACGGAGAGGCTATGGCTTTAGAAACTTTCGGAATTTTTGGGTTAGAAGTATGTTATCTTGGCATCTTGTATGTTGA
- a CDS encoding FkbM family methyltransferase has product MKELIIRLFPNSMLQAIQDLLYRRKQLFSSPLITKYPGDDASVLQCCIAYNKYGGYCLPWSSVHRPAAQTILSGEVWEPKTIEIITKNCGTGDIIHAGTYFGDFLPAISRACSSHAKVWAFEPHPENYRCSVITININRLDNVEIANAGLGFQEGSMSMLITDRIGRALGGGSKLIKSDSQSQGQSVRVKVLRIDDVISSDRNISIIQLDVEGFEQQALAGAMETIRRCKPMLILESLPDEDWLSANLFTLGYKVKGKVHINSVLSVA; this is encoded by the coding sequence ATGAAAGAACTAATTATTCGGTTATTTCCAAACTCTATGCTTCAAGCAATACAAGACCTTTTGTATCGCCGAAAGCAGCTGTTTTCTAGTCCTTTGATTACCAAATATCCTGGGGATGACGCCTCTGTACTGCAGTGTTGTATTGCTTACAATAAATATGGTGGTTACTGTCTACCTTGGTCCTCAGTCCATAGACCAGCTGCCCAAACAATTCTGTCTGGTGAGGTCTGGGAACCGAAGACGATTGAAATTATTACTAAAAATTGTGGAACTGGCGATATAATCCATGCTGGGACATATTTTGGCGATTTTTTACCCGCCATTTCTCGGGCTTGTTCTTCTCATGCTAAAGTCTGGGCTTTTGAACCACACCCAGAAAATTATCGTTGTTCTGTCATCACAATTAATATTAATAGACTTGATAATGTGGAGATAGCTAATGCTGGCCTAGGTTTCCAAGAAGGTTCTATGTCAATGTTGATTACTGACCGAATTGGCCGAGCCCTTGGCGGGGGGAGTAAACTAATTAAATCGGATAGTCAATCTCAAGGACAAAGTGTTAGGGTTAAAGTCCTGAGAATAGACGATGTTATTTCTTCCGATAGGAACATATCAATCATACAGTTAGATGTAGAAGGTTTTGAACAACAAGCACTAGCAGGGGCGATGGAAACTATTAGACGGTGTAAACCAATGTTGATTTTGGAGAGTCTCCCAGATGAAGATTGGTTATCCGCGAACCTTTTTACTCTTGGGTATAAGGTCAAGGGAAAGGTTCATATCAACTCAGTTCTCTCAGTTGCTTAG
- a CDS encoding squalene/phytoene synthase family protein: MNLRDNALTILQETSRTFYIPISRLPDRLLEAVASAYLCMRAIDEVEDHPDLDNFSKAQILRQISLNLQAGTENSTKEDFTFGLVHREILPEVTLRIGEWALLAPDSIAPRVWDATAAMADRMAYWAGNNWDIRTEIELDQYTFSVAGAVGLLLSDLWNWYDGTETNRSYAIGFGRGLQAVNIARNHGEDLRRGVSFLPQGWTISDIHNYARRNLKLADYYTQSLPKGPALDFCKIPLALAHGTLEVLALGKEKLSRSDVIALVQQITR; this comes from the coding sequence ATGAATTTGCGCGATAATGCTTTAACGATTCTGCAAGAAACGAGTCGAACTTTTTATATTCCCATAAGTCGTTTACCAGATCGTCTGCTCGAGGCAGTAGCCTCAGCTTATCTCTGTATGAGGGCGATCGATGAAGTAGAAGACCATCCCGACCTAGATAACTTCAGTAAAGCCCAGATATTAAGACAAATTAGCCTGAATTTACAAGCAGGTACTGAAAATTCTACCAAAGAGGATTTTACTTTTGGCTTAGTCCATCGGGAGATTTTGCCAGAAGTAACCCTGAGAATTGGCGAATGGGCCCTGTTAGCACCGGATTCGATCGCCCCGCGGGTTTGGGATGCCACGGCGGCCATGGCCGATCGCATGGCCTACTGGGCTGGGAATAACTGGGATATTCGCACAGAAATAGAATTAGATCAATATACCTTTAGTGTGGCCGGTGCCGTGGGTTTATTGCTGTCTGACCTCTGGAATTGGTACGATGGCACCGAAACTAATCGCAGTTATGCCATCGGTTTTGGTCGGGGTTTACAAGCGGTTAATATTGCCCGCAACCATGGCGAGGATCTGCGCCGGGGGGTAAGTTTTCTGCCCCAGGGTTGGACAATTAGTGATATTCATAATTATGCCCGTCGTAATCTGAAATTAGCCGATTATTACACTCAATCGCTGCCGAAAGGGCCGGCCCTTGATTTTTGTAAGATTCCCCTCGCTTTAGCCCATGGCACTCTCGAAGTTCTAGCTTTAGGTAAGGAAAAACTCAGCCGCAGCGATGTTATCGCTTTGGTACAACAAATTACCCGTTGA